The genomic segment ATGGTAAAAAGTTTGGTCCCCTTACTTCAACAAATACCCGAGGAACGAAAAGCTCGGTGTCTATCTGCTGTGGCACTTTTAATGGACCTATTTGCAGGTCCACATGAACCAATAGAAACAGTTCATAATTTAGAGCGAGATAGAGATACAATGCTCAATTGGAGGCCATTTGGGCAAACTTTTTCCCACAATCCACCTCCATCAAGATACTACCGTGGAGAATCTTCTACCCAGGGGAGTTCTCAATTTGAACATGGATACCCCAGGTCTTCAGAGGGAACTCGTCTCCCCAGTTCCAATACCAGCCCTTTTACAAGGGAACTTTTTGATCTTTaattttttcctataaaaaaaaaatgcttactatcataaatgacatttttcatttaaatatgtctatttatttttattttgagaaaTAAGTTAATAACATATTAAAAAAATCAGTAAGACAcaaatttttgacattttttattgtttaaaaaaaaaatcattttgtgGTTCCAAAAGCACTAATCAAAAAcacattttaaattatttttaataaatgtaattttgaggtatttgaaggtatttaatcaaaattaaaaaatatttattaaaattatAGAACACTATCAATTAAAATTGATATAATTATAGTGTAATTTGTCAAATATTAAATACCTCAgctcgcaagcccacgtcaagggtcctcattatcttgcgagtcgcttagggctctttcacacttgcgttgtccggatccggcgtgcactccatttgccggagtgcaacgcaagtgaactgaaagcatttgaagtcggatccgtcttccaaatgctttcagtgttactatggcagccaggacgctattaaagtcctggttgccatagtaggagcgggggagcggtatacttacagtccgtgcggctccccgggcgctccagaatgacgtcagagcgccccatgcgcatggatgacgtgatccatgcgatcacgtgatccatgcgcgtggggcgccctgacgtcactctggagcgcccggggagccgcacggacggtaagtatactgctcccccgctccccactacactttaccatggctgccaggactttagcgtcccggcagccatggtaaccattcagaaaaagctaaacgtcggatccggcaatgcgccgaaacgacgtttagcttaaggccggatctggatcaatgccttttaatgggcattaattccggatccggccttgcggcaagtgttccggatttttggccggagcaaaaagcgcagcatgctgcggtattctctccggccaaaaaacgttccggtcctgaactgaagacatcctgatgcatcctgaacggatttcactccattcagaatgcattaggataaaactgatcaggattcttccggcatagagccccgacgacggaactctatgccggaagacaagaacgcaagtgtgaaagagccctaaactaaactaacaacaggggatctaactaaactaagaaAATGTAAATTTGTATATTAATTTGGTAACCAGATTCAAGCTGAAATCAACGACTTCCACGGATGGCTTCCAATTGCCACGGTAATGCCCCCTCTGGACTGCTGAAAAAGTCGGCATAGAATTCCCGAACAGCTAGCCCAGCCATTCCCGGTCGTCCAGTCCGACTCTGAtcaaaattgacagaagatggCACAATTTGACCAATATCAGCATCAGCGGAGGCATCATGTATCCTGGTGAGGTTGTGCAGCAGTACACAAGCCTgaatcaccagggtggcattgtccggattcatctgtatggatgacatgaatactctccacttactggacagtattccaaaagcgcactccacataccgacgggcgcgagtcaatcgataattgaagatgcgcttcctgtcatccagatcgcgtctagggaagggccgcatcaggtggtgtgacaatgcgaatccttcgtctgccacgatcacaaatggagccggcgaacCTGCAGATCCGGGGAGTCTTCTtggctctggcagggcaagctggttttcacgaagccgttcacccattctggaaacactaaagatgcggctgtctgaagtgctcccgtaggccccgatatccacaattacaaacctgtagttactgtcaaccaaggccatcagcactacagaaaaatattgcttgtaattgaagtaccgggaccctgagtgaggcggcttcttcacacggatgtgctttccgtccagtgccccaatgcagtttggaaactgcgctgattggtaaaatccctcggcgatacgaagccaatcttccgccttgggggtgggcatcaccgcaTCTCTGAGTCGCTGCCATATGACTTTACACGTATGGCAGACAATCCCAGAGATTGTTGAGATCCCAAGCAAAAAGTCAAAGTGCAGCGATGCCAACGAAtttccagttgcaaggaatctgtggggaaaaataaaaaaattattatttttattttaataacaaACCTCAAAAAATATACACTAAAAAAATTATTCGGCAGAGATGCTGCGCCGCATGCTAGTGTCCGTGAAGTTAAGGTCGGGATGGAGAGACGACAAAAGGTGATCAAATGACTCCATGGACATACGGCAAaaattgtctcctcctcctcctcctctccggttCTTCTTCCAACAttgctgcggatccgcaaaaaacggatgacatacggaaacattttcaggaacaacggatccgcaaaaaacggaccgaaaatcgggatatagaaaaatactgacgtgtgaatgtagccttaggccgaatgcacgcggccgatgtttgggtccgcatccgagccgccgttttggcagctcggaggcggacccattcacttcaatggggccgcaaaagatgcggacagaactctgtgtgctgtccgcatccgtggctccgttccgcgtccccgcgaaaaaaatataacatgtcctattcttatattGCCGGCACcagttccgttccgcaatttgcttccgttttttgcggatctgcggtttgtagatcgcaaaaaacggcacggccgtgtgcatgaggccttactccgaTCTGGACTCGGATTCTGAATAAAAAGGAGTAGtccaggacttaaaggggttgtctctcacttcagcaagtggcatttatcatgtagaggaagtgaatacaagccactaactaatgtattgtgattgtccacattgcctcctttgctggctggattcattttcctatcgcattatacaccgctcgtttccatggttacgaccaccctgaaatccagcagcggtggtcgtgattgcacactatagaaaaaaagcgccggcctctctggtggccgggaccgcggGAGTGAGCGTAGACCgaagctttttcctacagtgtgcaagcacgaccaccgcttctggattgcagggtggtcgtaaccatggaaacaagcagtgtataatgcgatggaaaaatgaatccagccagcaagggaggcaatatggagaatcacaatacattagtaagtgccttgtgttcacTTCCTCTACTTGATAAATGCCACTGGCTGAAgcgagacatcccctttaagaagGGACAGTTTCTTTAGTTCACTAGAGATAATTGCAAGCGCTTTTGCTGGGTTTTTTGGGGGCAGAATCCGTTGGCAAAATCCACCTCGCGAAAAAAAATCCCATGTGGACATAGCGTGACGTGGATTCCACGTTCGGAGTTTCCATTGAAATGGATAGGATGAAAAACCATGTCAAGACTGCATCAAAAAGGTGTGTTGGAATAAAAACACACATCCTGAAAAAACCGTGAGGAATCCTGCGTGTATTTACACATGATATATTTTGGCGATGTTAAAATCCGCCACGTATCTAACCGCGGAAACTGCCGCTGGGTTTTCATTTTGAACGGTGCGGTGCTAAACAGCGAGCAGGCTCCCGCCGCGGCTTTCTGAGGGATCACTGCGCAGTGTGGAAAACCGCACGGGAAAAATCTTCAGCCGCCTGAACTGCACCACAGCCTTTCAGCGCAGATTTGCCGCAGTTTTCGTCACCGAATCGGTGCTGAAACCCATGCTAAAAAATAGTGTGTGAACGTACCCTGAACGCGGATTCTGCATCCAATTTTTTTTCAGCACGGAAAAAACTCCACGTCACCCACCCTGAGATGGAGAAGTTgatcacacttaggcctcatgccgtggccgtattgcggcccgcaaatagcggggccgcaatatgcgggcactggccgtgtgctccccgcatcacggatgcggacccattcacttgaatgggtccgaaatCCGGAGCTGCTGTgtagaacggaggcacggaagcactacggagtacttccgtggtgtttctgtccgtgcctccgtaccgcaaaaaaatgtaacatgctctatttttttgtggtgcggacggatcacagactcATTCAAGTTAAATaagtctggatccgtcccggctgccgcacggacgttgcccgtgcattggggaccgcgaattgtggtccccaatgcacggaacggccgcacaacggctgtgtgcatgaggccttagggttcaGCTACACGTCGATCGTGGTCTCAAGATCGCGCACAAGGATCGCAGTGTGGCGGTGCTAGCATAGAAATGAATCCGTATTTATGCTTGCTGCCTGTATACAGGGAGATCTGTACAAAGGTCTGGTCTGTAtgcagggggtctgatctggggtctgtatacagggggtctgatctggggtctgtatgcagggggtctgatctggggtctgtatacagggggtctgatctggggtctgtatacagggggtctgatctggggtctgtatacagggggtctgatctggggtctgtatacagggggtctgatctggggtctgtatacagggggtctgatctggggtctgtatacagggggtctgatctggggtctgtatacagggggtctgatctggggtctgtatgcagggggtctgatctggggtctgtatacagggggtctgatctggggtctgtatgcagggggtctgatctggggtctgtatacagggggtctgatctgggatcTGTAtgcagggggtctgatctggggactGTAtgcagggggtctgatctggggtctgtatacagtgggtctgatctggggtctgtatacagggggtctgatctgggatcTGTATGCAGAGAGTCTGATCTGGGATCTGTATGCAGAGGGtccgatctggggtctgtatacagggggtctgatctggggtctgtatacagggggtctgatctggggtctgtatacagggggtctgatctgggatcTGTAtgcagggggtctgatctggggtctgtatgcagggggtctgatctggggtctgtatacagggggtctaATGTGGGGACTGTATACagtgggtctgatctggggtctgtatacagggggtctgatctgggatctgtatacagggggtctgatctgggatcTGTATGCAGagagtctgatctggggtctgtatacagggggtctgatctggggtctgtatacagggggtctcatctggggtctgtatacagggggtctaATGTGGGGACTGTATACAGTGGGTctcatctggggtctgtatacagggggtctaATGTGGGGACTGTATACagtgggtctgatctggggtctgtatacagggggtctgatctgggatctgtatacagggggtctgatctgggatcTGTATGCAGagagtctgatctggggtctgtatacagggggtctgatctggggtctgtatacagggggtctgatctggggtctgtatacagggggtctgatctgggatcTGTAtgcagggggtctgatctggggtctgtatgcagggggtctgatctggggtctgtatacagggggtctaATGTGGggactgtatacagggggtctgatctggggtctgtatacagggggtctgatctgggatcTGTATACAGAGGGTCTGATCTGGGATCTGTAtgcagggggtctgatctgggatctgtatacagggggtctgatctgggatcTGTAtgcagggggtctgatctggggtctgtatacagggggtctgatctggggtctgtatgcagGGGGTCTGATCTAGGATCTGTATGCAGAGGGTCTGATCTGGGATCTGTATGCagagggtctgatctggggtctgtatacagagggtctgatctggggtctgtatacagggggtctgatctggggtctgaatacagggggtctgatctggggtctgtatacaggggtctgatctggggtctgtatacagggggtctgaatacagggggtctgatctggggtctgtatacagggggtctgatctggggtctgtatacagggggtctgatcttgggtctgtatacagggggtctgatcttgggtctgtatacagggggtctgatctggggtctgtatacagggggtctgatctggggtctgtatgcagggggtctgatctggggtctgtatacagggggtctgatctgggttctgtatacagggggtctgatctggggtctgtatgcagggggtctgatctggggtctgtatacagggggtctgatctggggtctgtatacagggggtctgtgcatagggggtctgatctggggtttgtatagagggggtctgatctggggtctgtatacaggggttctggtctggggtctatgtACAggtggtctgatctggggtctggtgTCTGTTGTATAGGGGGACTGGGGTCTTTCTAGGGAGGGGAATCTATAAAGGTCTGGCATGGGGTCTTAATAAAGGGAGGTCATGTCTGGCAGTCTGTATGAAGCGGGTCTGTATAAGTGCTGGTCAGGTTAGGGTCTATTTAAAGGGGGTGGAGTCTGTATATATTTGGTCTGGTTTGGACATAGTTGGGGGGTCCATATTGTATTtgtggtctgtatttattttaggTTGTGCTGAAGGGAGGTCATATGATTAAAATTCCATTGGCGGTGATGGTGGTTGGGAGGGGGTAACCTATACAAATAGGTTGGGCATAAATCCAGAATTTTCTGCAGCCCACATGGCACTCCACTGCCTATTCCCCGCTTCATATAATCTCCCTCAACTGGCAACCAGGTCTAACATTTATCACTTATCCAGGACTGGCACCCCTCAGTCGTGAGTTTGTTCACTAGAGGTTAGTACACTAGTAAATCACTGTGTGCCATTTTGTTCAGAGCCTGGGATCTGGGTATTACACATTTTTGGGAAGATATGGGCTGTTTGCCCATTTCCAAGATGGCGCTGTCTTGTGACGTCTCGCCGTCCCGGAAGTACTTGTCGCTGATATAGCGGAAGTCTTTCCCTAGTTCCGGTCTCTATCGTATCGGCCGCTGGGCAAGATGGTGAGTGTCATGGTGTCAGGGCCGTGGAATCCGTTGCCATCGGCCTCTATCCCGTCCTGGCGGGACGCCTTCCTGCTGTCTGCGGGGCGGCAGTGGCGGGGGCCGGTTATTGCTGCGGGATTTGGGGCAGATGGCGGCTTTAGTGCCGTGTTGTGCGGAGGCCGCTCTCTTCTCCCCTTTGCCTTGGCTCCTGGGCTCTGCCTGTGGTGCAAACTACCCCGGCCTTACatgggcccctatgactgcattatcaagatctctgcttgctgtcagtggatGTTTACCTCCAGAGGCTTCTCCGGCGCAGATCTCTGCTAGTTTGCTGCAGTCCGGAGTCAAGGCTCTTTTCtatagactggatacaattgtaacaaatccTCAGCTGTGGAAGTTCAGGGTTTGTTTTTTAGGAGTGTTTTCTATTCACTGACTGCAGAGGTGTTGAAAATGATGCTAAATTGAAAGGCAGAGTATTTTTTTTAGGAGCACGCTGTAACGCCCCCGCAGCTCTCGCCCGTCCTGGTGCATTTATCGATGATGTTCTGTAATAAATGTCTGAACAGATGACTTTCGCTGATTTCTCTTCTGTCGCTGAGATGAATGCCGCGCTCTCGGCAGCCGGAGCTGCGCTCTCTCGTCCACTGTCTCACCGCGTGCCTTTTTTGTTTTGCTCTAGACGAAGGGAACATCGTCATTCGGAAAGCGCCGCAATAAGACGCACACTCTGTGCCGTCGCTGCGGATCCAAGGCCTACCATCTGCAGAAGTCTACCTGCGGCAAGTGCGGCTACCCCGCCAAGCGCAAGAGAAAGTGTGAGTACCCCgagttattggggggggggcttctGTAACGGAGGGGCTGGCTGGTGTATTATAACGTGGAtagccacaggataggggatatctATCAGATCTGTGGTGGTCCTGTTACCCTgcggtgccccccaccccgttcaTTTCAGTGGCAGAGTGCGGTGCCCTCATAGtaatgaatggagcggtggcactTTTCCGACTGACCTGTTCTTTTCAGGGGGGCTCCTATTCTCGAGTTCCATTAGGACCCCATCAATCTGATAGTTGactccctatcctgtggatagggagtaGCTTCTTTAACCGGAATACCCCGTTAACAGTGACACAAGTAAAATCTTGCATTGGACGAGCGAGTGAACCGATGAGTGGCTCTGAGGATGCTcgcagctgcagctctggtcctgTGTCCCATGTTCCTCCTGGTTTACCCAGGCTGCAGCTGGTCAGATAGCGGGGTACGTGACGGTCCTGTGATATTTATTGGCATTCATTTTGTTTTGTGTGTTAGACAACTGGAGTGCGAAGGCCAAGAGACGCAACACCACCGGCACCGGCAGGATGCGGCACTTGAAGGTTGTCTTCCGCAGATTCAAGTAAGTCTGCGCTCGGCTGTGTGCGGGGAACTGGCGTGTTTTGCCATTATTAGGGGTGAGCGAAacgtaggccatgtgaccgatgaactgcCAATCGACGAGGAGGGGCCATCAATAAGTAAGTCttagaaaccccctttaagataACGGCTAGGGAGGAGCGAATctgcttcggatgaagcatccgtagtcgattcgcataaaacttcgttctagtgagcgctccgtacagtattagaatgtattggctccgatgagccgaagttactacttcatgaagtctcgcgagactttgcataataacttcagaaattgacttGTACTGTaagaaaccatttcccgaactccggTTTGGTtctaaggtaccacttggaactgaacctgagttcgggaaatgttttttttacagtataaatcaatttctgaagttattatgcaaagtctcgcgagacttcatgaagtagtaacttcggctcatcgaggccgatacattctaatactgtacggagcgcttgcgccgtacagtattgaaatggTTTTGAGAttcaactttggatgtttcatccgaagtcgatttgctcc from the Bufo bufo chromosome 2, aBufBuf1.1, whole genome shotgun sequence genome contains:
- the RPL37 gene encoding 60S ribosomal protein L37 codes for the protein MTKGTSSFGKRRNKTHTLCRRCGSKAYHLQKSTCGKCGYPAKRKRKYNWSAKAKRRNTTGTGRMRHLKVVFRRFKNGFREGTTPKPKRAAVAASSSS